Part of the Alphaproteobacteria bacterium genome is shown below.
GTGATCCAGAACGAGCGATGCAGGTAATAACCATCGGGATAGAACGGCGCCTTCTTGACCGAGTCGAGCAGAATGCCCGCCCCCTTGCCCGCCGGGCCTTCGTAATGCGCTTCGGTATAGCCGAAGGAATTCATGATCGCCGTCGTGCCGATCGCGGCATTGGCCTGGAGATAGGCGGGATGGATCACCACCGCCGCATCCATGCCGGCCGGGATCGTCGCGGCCTGGGCTTGGGTGGGCGAATTCACCATCGTGATGTTGTGGGCGCGCGGATCACCGTTACCCAATTCGAATTGCAGCATCTGGGTGAAGGCGTTGTACGGGTCGCCGCCGAGCAACGCGCCGACCGTCTTGCCCTTGAGGTCCGCGAGATTGCGGATCGGCGAGCCGGGCCGCACCGCGACGACGAAGCGCAAGCGCCCTTCGCCCACGTTCAGCAACACGATCGGCGCCTGTTGCGCGATCAAACGCACGATCGGCGTGTTGCCCCACATGCCGAAATCGAGATTGCCGGAGACGAACGCCTCGACCATCGGAATGGCGGAGGGGTAGTCGCGCCAATCAACGGTCAGATCGACGCCCATGCCGGCGGCGACGCTTTCGAACGTCTTGTTGGCGATCATGTATTGCGTGACCGGCGAATTGCCGGCCGCGAAGGGCTGGCGGCCGACCGAGACCTTCACCGCACGACGCGCTTGGGCGCGGACGATGGACGGGGCGGCGATCGCCCCCGCGATGCCCGCCACCACGGCGCGGCGGCCGATATTCAGAAATGCTTGCGTCATCGTTCTCTCCCTTTTGGTTATCGGTTTTCGTTGTTGTCGTTCGCCGCTCTCAAGCCGTTGCGGCGCGATAGGCTTCGTTGCGGATCTGGCCCCAGATTTTCTGGACGAGTTCCTGAAAGCGCGGATGGGCGCGCGTGGAATCGTCGCGCGGGCGCGGCAGGTCGATCTCGACCACGTCGCGCACATGGCCGGGGCTGTTGCCCATCACCACTACGCGGTCGGCGAGGAACACCGCTTCGTCGATCGCATGGGTGATGAAGACGACCGTGCGCCGTTCGGCGGCGGGTCGCGCTTGGCCCCAGACGCGCAGCAACTCGTCCTGCAAGATCGTGCGCGTCTGCGCGTCGAGGGCGGCGAGCGGCTCGTCCATCAGCAGATATTTGGGCCCGTAGGCGAGCAGCCGGGCGAAGGCGACGCGCTGACGCATGCCGCCCGAAAGCTGGTGCGGATATTTGTGTTCCGCCCCCTTCAGCCCGACCAGCGCGATCGTATCGGCGACGCGCCGTGCGCGTTCCGCCGGCGACATGTCGGCACCCGCAGGCCCGTGCTGGAGCGCGAAGCCGACATTGCCTTCGACCGTCTGCCACGGAAACAGCGCGTAATCCTGAAACATGATGCCGCGATCGATGCCGGGACCGGAAACCTCCGCGCCATCCACCACGATGGCGCCGGAGGACGGCGCCATAAGCCCCGCCATCATGTTCAGCAGCGTCGATTTCCCGCAGCCCGACGGACCGACGATCACGACGAACTCGCCATCCGCCACCGAGAACGACGTTTCGGCCAAGGCGAGCACGCCCTTGCCCGCCGCCGGAAAGGATTTGGTGACGCTGCGGATCTCGATCGTCATGGCTGCTTCCATTTCATGATGCGCCCGGTCAACGTGCGCACGGCCCAGTCGAGAACGAGCGACACGACGCCGACCGCCGCCATGCAGACGACGATGCGATTGAGCTCGATCGAATAGGCGAAGAACACGAACATCATCTGCCCGATACCGCCCGATCCGCCGCCGCCCGATTTGGCGCCGACCGCGAGTTCGGCGGCGACGATCGCCGTCCACGCGACGCCCAAGCCGATACGCAAGCCCACCGCGATTTGCGGCGTCGCTCCCGGCAGGATGACGGTGCGCAGAATCGCCGCGCGCGACAGCCCCATCGTCGCGGCGGCGAGGATCAGATTGCGGTCGACGGATTTGGCGCCCGCGATCGTGTTGATGACGATCGGGAAGAACGCGGCATAGGCGACGAGCATCACCGCCGCCGGCGTGCCCGTCCCCAACCACAGGATCGCCATCGGCAGCAACGCGATCGCCGCGATCGGCCGGAAACTTTCGACCAGCGGATCGAGATTGCGTTCGGCCGCGCGCACCGTGCCCATCAGCATGCCGAGCGGAATTCCCAACGCGGCCGCGACCGCGAAACCGGAGAACACGCGCCCCAGGCTTTGCACCATCGCCATCGGCAGATCGCCGCTGGCGAACAGCACGATCCCTTCGGTAACGACGTGGTCCGGGCGCGGCGTGCGTATGCCGCCGAACGCCATCGCCAGCGCTTGCCAAACGACGATCAACGCCAACGGCAAGGCGACCGGGATCGCGGCGCGCGGCAGGAACGCGGTCATCGCCGGTCCCCCGCGTTCGGCGCCCAAGGCGTTAGATACTCGTTCAAGCGGCGCAGGCCGTAATCGTAGAGATAGCCCGACACGCCGACCATGCCGATGAAGGCGATGACTTTGGGCGTGACCAGCATTTCGCGATACCAGGAGATCGCATAGCCGAGCCCGTTGGGCGCGCCGACAAGTTCGGCCGCGATCACCGCCGTCCAGCCGGATGCCACGCCCAAACGCAGCGACACGAGCAGCGAGGGCAACGCGGCGGGGACCACCACGCGGCGGATGATCGCCGCGCGGCCAAGCCCCATGACCCGTGCCGCGTCGATCAAACGCCGGTCGACTTGCTTCGCCCCGGCGATCGTGCCGATCAACAGCGGGAACGCCGCCGTATAGGCCATGATGAAGATCGGCAATCCGTGGCCCACGCCGAAGATGAACAACGCCAGCGGAATCCACGCGATGCCGGAGATCGGCCGCAGAATTTCGACCACCGGATCGATCAAGCGTTCCAATAAGCGCGACATTCCCATCGCGAGGCCGAGCGGAATGGCGATCGCCGCCGCGATCAATAATGCCGCCGTCAGGCGGATAACGCTGATCGCGGCTTGCGCGAACAAATCGCCGTCGGACGCGACGTCGGCCAACGCGCGCGCGACACGCCACGGATCGGGCAGCAGCATCGCGTTGCCCGTGAGGATGGAGATTCCCCACCAGACGAGCGCGAACACAGCCATCGTCCGGAAATAGACGAAGACCGCGTCCGCCCAGCCGCGCGTGCGGCGCCCGTCCGGGGGGAGGCTCACTGGCCGGTCCTGACCTTCACGCCGGCTTTGTCTTCCCGCATTTTCAGCAGGACGCCGACATCGTTCTCGCCGAAGCCTTTATCCATGCCGTCGCGGCACGCGGCCAGCGTGGCGCGGCTGACCGGCGCGTCGAGCCCCATCTCGTCGATCATCGACAGCGCGATGCGGCAATCCTTGTGCGCCAGCTTCAGCATGAAGCCCGGCGCAAAATCGCCCTTCAGCGGCCGCACCGGGAAAGCGACGGCGAGCTGATTGTTCCACGCCATCGTCTTTTGCATGACCGAGGTCATGGTTTCGAGCGTCAGGCCCGCCTTGATACCGGCGGCGAGGATTTCGGCATTCGCCGCGACCAGCGTGGTCGCCAGCATGTTGTTGGTCGCCTTCATCGCGTGGCCGTTGCCCAAGCCGCCGCAATAGAAGAAATCCGTCCCCATGCAGTCGAGGATCGGGCGGACCTTCGCGACGGCATCCTTGTCGCCGCCGACCATCAGCGTCAGCGTGCCCGTCACCGCATGCTCGGCGGTCTTGCCGACGGGGCTGTCGACCGTGGCGCAGCCTTTGGCGGCCAGTGCCGCGCCGATCTTGCGCGTCGTCGCGGGCGCGCTGGTGCTCATATCGATATAGCTCGATCCCGGCTTCAAGCCTTCGGCCACACCTTTCGGGCCGAGCACCGCGCGCTCCACATCGGGCGCGTCGGGCAGCATGGTGATGACGACATCGCTCGCCGCCGCCACTTCGGCGGGCGAGGCGCCGGCGCGTGCGCCCTGCGCCGTCAGCTTCGCCACCGCCTTCGCATCGATATCGAACACGGTCAGGCTATGGCCCTTTTTCAGGATATTGGCGGCCATCGGCCCGCCCATGATCCCCAAGCCGATGAAGCCGACGGCGGTCATTTCGCCACCGCCGTGTCGCAGACGCAGTTGGTCCGTTGAGCTTCGCGCATCGACGTTCTCTCCCCTATGGCGGCGGCGATTCGCCGGCGCCTTGCCATCCGAAAACCGGAATTTGATCAAATGTTATCGAGTACATTGACGAATGCAAGACAAATTTGCGATGTACAACGCGATGTCCCCGCCCGCCGAAAAATCCCCCGGTCGTTCGCGCCTTCAAGACGTCGCCCGCCATGCCGGCGTTTCGACGATGACGGTCGCACGCGTGTTGCGCGAGCCGCACAAGGTGGCGCCGGAAACGCGCGCGCGCGTCGACGCCGCTTTGGCCGAAACGCGCTACGCGCCCGATTTCGTCGCCCGCGCGCTCAAATCGCAACGCTCGGGCATGGTCGGCGCGGTGGTACCGGTTCTCGCCAACTCGTTCATCGCCGATACGATGCAAGGCCTGTCGGAGGAACTGGCGCGCCACCATTTGCAACTCGTTCTCGGCGCCTCGGGTTTCTCGGCGCAAGCCGAAGAAGGCGTCGTGCGCGGCTTGCTGTCGCGGCGCGTCGATGCGCTCTACTTCACCGGCAATTCGCAAACGCAAGCGACGATCGAGTTGGTGCGCGCCGCCGGTATTCCCGTCGTGCAAGGCGCCAATTTGCCCGAAACGCCGATCGACCTCGCCGTCGGCATCTCCTACAAACAAGGCAGTGCCGCGATGGTGCGCTTCCTGATCGACCGCTACGGCACCGATATCGCCTATATCGGCGGCTCGCAGGTCGATAACGACCGCATGCGC
Proteins encoded:
- a CDS encoding NAD(P)-dependent oxidoreductase is translated as MTAVGFIGLGIMGGPMAANILKKGHSLTVFDIDAKAVAKLTAQGARAGASPAEVAAASDVVITMLPDAPDVERAVLGPKGVAEGLKPGSSYIDMSTSAPATTRKIGAALAAKGCATVDSPVGKTAEHAVTGTLTLMVGGDKDAVAKVRPILDCMGTDFFYCGGLGNGHAMKATNNMLATTLVAANAEILAAGIKAGLTLETMTSVMQKTMAWNNQLAVAFPVRPLKGDFAPGFMLKLAHKDCRIALSMIDEMGLDAPVSRATLAACRDGMDKGFGENDVGVLLKMREDKAGVKVRTGQ
- a CDS encoding LacI family DNA-binding transcriptional regulator; the encoded protein is MTVARVLREPHKVAPETRARVDAALAETRYAPDFVARALKSQRSGMVGAVVPVLANSFIADTMQGLSEELARHHLQLVLGASGFSAQAEEGVVRGLLSRRVDALYFTGNSQTQATIELVRAAGIPVVQGANLPETPIDLAVGISYKQGSAAMVRFLIDRYGTDIAYIGGSQVDNDRMRDRRGGYELAFAERGLRPRDGAAQEVPITMAGGRLAMAALMDLPQRPRAVFCATDVLAAGAVFEATRRGLRLPTDVAIGSFDDLEVAAEIAPALTTVRVPRYDIGRQAAQVICARLAGEKLARKVWDMGFEIVERESA
- a CDS encoding PhnD/SsuA/transferrin family substrate-binding protein, with product MTQAFLNIGRRAVVAGIAGAIAAPSIVRAQARRAVKVSVGRQPFAAGNSPVTQYMIANKTFESVAAGMGVDLTVDWRDYPSAIPMVEAFVSGNLDFGMWGNTPIVRLIAQQAPIVLLNVGEGRLRFVVAVRPGSPIRNLADLKGKTVGALLGGDPYNAFTQMLQFELGNGDPRAHNITMVNSPTQAQAATIPAGMDAAVVIHPAYLQANAAIGTTAIMNSFGYTEAHYEGPAGKGAGILLDSVKKAPFYPDGYYLHRSFWITGQNTVRNNRDVATAFVVAQQQAIDALGKMQPGAVSELVKAFWNLPPEQGAKVVDDEVLFKRGWCWPTEGDAAAILEISKYMVAGKIIERPLAWSQVKGAFAQTQAVLKDAYEKSGSKPAAAAFEAPDATDLRGKPAWELDRWKDRT
- a CDS encoding ABC transporter permease, which gives rise to MTAFLPRAAIPVALPLALIVVWQALAMAFGGIRTPRPDHVVTEGIVLFASGDLPMAMVQSLGRVFSGFAVAAALGIPLGMLMGTVRAAERNLDPLVESFRPIAAIALLPMAILWLGTGTPAAVMLVAYAAFFPIVINTIAGAKSVDRNLILAAATMGLSRAAILRTVILPGATPQIAVGLRIGLGVAWTAIVAAELAVGAKSGGGGSGGIGQMMFVFFAYSIELNRIVVCMAAVGVVSLVLDWAVRTLTGRIMKWKQP
- a CDS encoding ABC transporter ATP-binding protein, giving the protein MTIEIRSVTKSFPAAGKGVLALAETSFSVADGEFVVIVGPSGCGKSTLLNMMAGLMAPSSGAIVVDGAEVSGPGIDRGIMFQDYALFPWQTVEGNVGFALQHGPAGADMSPAERARRVADTIALVGLKGAEHKYPHQLSGGMRQRVAFARLLAYGPKYLLMDEPLAALDAQTRTILQDELLRVWGQARPAAERRTVVFITHAIDEAVFLADRVVVMGNSPGHVRDVVEIDLPRPRDDSTRAHPRFQELVQKIWGQIRNEAYRAATA
- a CDS encoding ABC transporter permease produces the protein MSLPPDGRRTRGWADAVFVYFRTMAVFALVWWGISILTGNAMLLPDPWRVARALADVASDGDLFAQAAISVIRLTAALLIAAAIAIPLGLAMGMSRLLERLIDPVVEILRPISGIAWIPLALFIFGVGHGLPIFIMAYTAAFPLLIGTIAGAKQVDRRLIDAARVMGLGRAAIIRRVVVPAALPSLLVSLRLGVASGWTAVIAAELVGAPNGLGYAISWYREMLVTPKVIAFIGMVGVSGYLYDYGLRRLNEYLTPWAPNAGDRR